Proteins encoded together in one Jaculus jaculus isolate mJacJac1 chromosome 7, mJacJac1.mat.Y.cur, whole genome shotgun sequence window:
- the Ndufaf4 gene encoding NADH dehydrogenase [ubiquinone] 1 alpha subcomplex assembly factor 4: MGASVARAIRNFNLESRAEREISKMKPSSAPRHPSTRSLLREHMSNNPEIKGEISRKDNKLLSLLKDVYVDSKDPVSSLPANDAGSRPEPKEYRLPKGPHFDKNIVHIPKGKVSVVEALTLLNNHKLHPETWTAERIAQEYQLELQDVNSLLQYFVTFEVKLPEDRKAIPSK, translated from the exons ATGGGGGCTTCGGTGGCGCGAGCGATTAGGAACTTCAACCTGGAAAGCCGAGCGGAGCGAGAGATCAGCAAGATGAAGCCCTCCTCGGCTCCCCGGCACCCGTCCACCCGGAGCCTGCTGCGAGAGCACATGAGCA ACAATCCGGAGATTAAgggagaaatttctagaaaagacAACAAGCTACTGTCATTACTGAAGGATGTGTATGTGGATTCCAAAGATCCCGTATCTTCCCTGCCG GCAAATGATGCTGGATCACGACCAGAGCCCAAGGAATACAGACTGCCAAAAGGCCCACACTTTGATAAGAATATTGTACACATTCCAAAGGGCAAGGTTTCTGTTGTGGAGGCGCTGACGCTGCTCAATAACCACAAGCTTCATCCAGAAACGTGGACTGCTGAGAGGATAGCTCAAGAGTACCAGTTAGAACTACAAGATGTGAATTCCCTGCTCCAATATTTTGTAACTTTTGAAGTCAAACTCCCTGAAGACAGGAAAGCAATACCATCAAAATGA